A region from the Colwellia sp. PAMC 21821 genome encodes:
- a CDS encoding AraC family transcriptional regulator codes for MTDPIVMIISMVMLGQVLLSVPILLSRAMKSAIFLPLAMFLLANSTIALVPVVNAQFPDLSQLYSAIVFPTLFLLCPCLWFYLEGITAEKPWQLNRKQTRHFVLLWPALVTSVMIMLLPRGVYTDIFIDDIDAVTPLAIATVIGLLVMMMLWLGQCIYIMVRIIYRLITYRKQLKNVFSNHDDKALNWMNWLLLIAISTWLFSLATVFSSNLFDNFLFNIRTESFLSLLLVWSLAHFGLQQKPGFTGYSESVDITAPNKETQNKVVQEKEAQNNEDNVEMSSPMKYQRSALDAVQSSRIADKINNIMSNEQLYLDSNLSLQKLANHLAISPNYISQTLNETLCTNFFDFINKWRIEAAKPKILANQDSVLHVALEVGFNARSSFYKAFKQETGKTPSEFRKQNSSY; via the coding sequence TTGACAGATCCTATCGTAATGATTATCAGCATGGTTATGCTAGGACAGGTATTGTTAAGCGTTCCGATTCTTCTGAGCCGAGCAATGAAGTCAGCAATTTTTTTACCTTTAGCAATGTTTTTACTTGCCAATAGCACTATAGCACTCGTGCCAGTTGTTAATGCTCAATTTCCTGACTTGAGTCAATTGTACAGCGCGATAGTTTTTCCTACGCTTTTTTTGTTGTGTCCCTGTTTATGGTTTTATCTTGAAGGGATAACTGCTGAAAAACCTTGGCAGCTAAACCGTAAACAAACACGCCACTTTGTGCTTTTATGGCCAGCCTTAGTCACCAGTGTGATGATTATGCTATTGCCGAGAGGTGTGTATACAGACATATTTATTGACGATATTGACGCGGTTACTCCCTTAGCTATCGCCACCGTTATAGGTTTATTGGTCATGATGATGCTCTGGCTTGGGCAATGCATTTATATCATGGTGCGCATTATTTACCGTTTAATTACTTATCGTAAACAGTTAAAAAATGTGTTTTCTAATCATGACGATAAAGCACTTAACTGGATGAACTGGCTATTATTGATTGCGATTAGCACATGGCTATTTTCTTTGGCTACGGTGTTTTCTTCAAACTTGTTTGACAACTTCTTATTTAATATAAGAACCGAGAGCTTTCTTTCATTACTACTAGTCTGGAGCTTGGCCCACTTTGGCTTGCAACAAAAACCCGGGTTTACTGGCTATAGTGAAAGCGTCGATATTACGGCTCCAAATAAAGAAACTCAAAACAAAGTAGTTCAAGAAAAAGAAGCTCAAAATAATGAGGACAATGTTGAAATGAGTTCTCCAATGAAGTATCAACGTTCAGCGCTTGATGCGGTGCAATCAAGTCGTATTGCAGATAAAATTAATAACATTATGAGCAATGAACAGTTATATTTAGATTCAAACTTATCACTGCAAAAACTCGCAAACCATTTAGCTATTTCGCCCAACTATATCTCACAAACGTTAAACGAAACGCTATGTACAAACTTTTTTGATTTCATCAATAAGTGGCGTATTGAAGCCGCTAAACCTAAAATATTAGCCAATCAAGACAGTGTGCTACATGTCGCGCTTGAGGTTGGCTTTAATGCGAGATCTTCTTTTTATAAAGCCTTTAAGCAAGAAACTGGAAAAACTCCAAGTGAGTTTCGTAAACAAAATAGTTCATATTGA
- a CDS encoding LysR family transcriptional regulator, with protein MLERMHLEILTAIKEHGTLTKAADSLHLSQSALSHSIKKLEGQIATQIWKKEGRNLRLTAAGERIQTLANRVLPQFLHTELLLSQIAKGEMGSLRIGMECHPCYQWLLRVIKPYLEQWPDIDMDVKQEFQFGALGALLSYEIDVLITPDPLFKPKIEYIPVFDYEHRLVVSASHPLANQSFVLPEQLNDEVLFSYPVEPLRLDIFSQFLNPAKCSVKKHKYIETTEIMLQMVAAGRGVCALPGWLVDEYEKTMPIKSIRFGESGIRKQIFVGIRKDEQHIDYLNDFITQAKKTK; from the coding sequence GTGTTAGAAAGGATGCATTTAGAAATACTAACCGCAATAAAAGAACATGGCACCCTAACTAAAGCTGCTGATTCGTTACACTTATCTCAATCTGCATTAAGTCATAGTATCAAAAAACTTGAAGGCCAAATTGCTACACAAATTTGGAAAAAAGAGGGTCGAAACCTGCGTCTTACCGCTGCAGGAGAGCGCATTCAAACATTGGCTAATAGGGTGTTGCCTCAATTTTTACACACCGAGTTATTACTTAGCCAGATTGCCAAAGGTGAAATGGGGTCATTACGCATTGGCATGGAATGCCACCCTTGTTATCAATGGCTACTCAGAGTAATTAAGCCTTATTTAGAGCAGTGGCCAGATATTGATATGGACGTGAAGCAAGAATTCCAGTTCGGTGCTTTAGGTGCTTTGCTTAGCTACGAAATAGATGTACTTATTACACCTGACCCACTCTTTAAACCTAAAATAGAATACATACCTGTTTTTGACTATGAACATAGACTCGTCGTTTCTGCGTCTCACCCACTGGCAAATCAAAGTTTTGTATTGCCTGAGCAACTAAACGATGAAGTGCTTTTTAGTTATCCTGTTGAACCTTTAAGGCTCGATATTTTTAGTCAATTTCTCAATCCAGCAAAATGTTCAGTAAAAAAACATAAATACATAGAAACCACAGAGATCATGTTACAAATGGTGGCTGCTGGTAGAGGTGTTTGCGCCTTACCTGGTTGGTTAGTCGATGAGTATGAAAAGACAATGCCTATCAAGAGTATTCGTTTTGGAGAGAGTGGCATTCGTAAACAGATTTTTGTCGGTATTCGCAAAGATGAACAGCATATCGACTACTTAAACGACTTTATCACGCAGGCTAAAAAAACAAAATAA
- a CDS encoding methionine synthase: MTTLINKTRANKTLTEKILLPTSTAGSLPKPSWLAEPEALWSPWKLQGDELIDGKHDALLVSLHEQQQAGIDIVSDGEQTRQHFVTTFIEHLTGVDFENRRTVKIRDRYEASVPTVVGPVSRPKSVFVEDAKLLRQQTSQPIKWALPGPMTMIDTLYDDHYKSREKLAWEFAKILNQEAKELEAAGVDIIQFDEPAFNVFFDEVNDWGIACLERAIEGLKCETAVHICYGYGIKANTDWKKTLGSQWRQYEEAFPKLQKSSIDIISLECHNSHVPMDLLELIRGKKVMVGAIDVASNTIETPEEVAKTLREALKYVDADKLYPCTNCGMAPLPREVARGKLNALSAGAEIIRKELAK, translated from the coding sequence ATGACAACACTTATCAACAAAACTAGAGCTAACAAAACCCTTACAGAAAAAATATTACTACCAACATCAACTGCAGGCAGTTTGCCTAAGCCTTCATGGCTTGCAGAGCCTGAAGCGCTATGGTCACCTTGGAAATTACAAGGCGATGAATTAATTGACGGTAAACACGACGCCTTACTGGTGTCATTGCATGAGCAACAACAAGCAGGCATTGATATTGTCAGTGATGGTGAGCAAACGCGCCAACATTTTGTAACTACCTTTATTGAGCACCTTACCGGCGTAGATTTTGAGAATCGTAGAACGGTTAAAATTCGTGATCGTTATGAGGCAAGTGTGCCTACAGTAGTTGGCCCAGTTTCTCGCCCTAAGTCAGTTTTTGTTGAAGATGCCAAACTTTTACGCCAGCAAACTAGTCAGCCTATTAAGTGGGCTTTGCCGGGCCCAATGACCATGATTGATACACTTTATGATGACCATTATAAAAGTCGCGAAAAACTCGCTTGGGAATTTGCCAAAATTCTGAATCAAGAAGCTAAAGAATTAGAAGCCGCAGGGGTAGATATAATTCAGTTTGATGAACCTGCTTTTAATGTGTTTTTTGATGAAGTTAATGATTGGGGTATTGCGTGTTTAGAGCGAGCAATTGAAGGACTAAAGTGTGAAACCGCGGTACATATTTGCTATGGCTACGGCATCAAAGCCAATACCGATTGGAAAAAAACATTAGGCTCACAGTGGCGACAATATGAAGAAGCGTTTCCTAAATTGCAAAAATCTAGTATCGATATTATCTCGCTAGAATGTCATAACTCTCATGTGCCAATGGATTTACTGGAACTTATTCGCGGTAAAAAAGTAATGGTTGGTGCTATTGATGTTGCAAGTAACACTATTGAAACCCCAGAGGAAGTCGCCAAAACCCTTAGAGAAGCACTTAAGTATGTAGATGCCGATAAGCTCTATCCTTGCACTAACTGCGGCATGGCACCTTTACCTCGCGAGGTAGCAAGAGGGAAATTAAACGCGTTAAGTGCCGGTGCGGAAATTATTCGAAAAGAGCTCGCTAAATAA
- a CDS encoding efflux RND transporter periplasmic adaptor subunit encodes MTITSNSSRLFILSVAALAFISGCSEQPIAEKTAAAPRPVKLITIASADESRVFTYPATLDAVHSSKLNFQVGGKLEKLNVIAAQDVAKGDELASLEKRGFVNQLNSAKAQFEAAESDFIRGTTLSKTGVISARDLEQLKSKKEVAESTYDSAQKAITDSTLIAPYDAIVAAVPVKVLENVTPGQHILTLFGKGQMEAIVNIPASIVATVNTRTDRQAFVLLDAAPNEPIHATYRRANLEADSASQTYEVRFVFTAPEGLNILPGMNASLQIKFSSPSKANTVAVPTFAIFQENGQHYVWKVSTDSMQVNKAPVTIADGIGEELVITSGLNAGETIVGAGANYLTEGMIVSSWSKS; translated from the coding sequence ATGACAATAACATCTAACTCATCGCGCTTATTCATATTAAGTGTAGCTGCACTCGCTTTTATCAGCGGTTGTAGCGAACAACCGATAGCAGAAAAAACTGCAGCCGCGCCGCGCCCGGTTAAATTGATTACCATTGCAAGTGCCGACGAATCGCGAGTGTTTACTTACCCAGCGACACTCGATGCTGTTCATAGCTCAAAGCTAAATTTTCAAGTTGGCGGTAAACTGGAAAAATTGAATGTTATTGCGGCGCAAGATGTTGCCAAAGGCGATGAATTAGCGTCGTTAGAGAAACGCGGATTTGTTAATCAGTTAAACTCTGCCAAAGCTCAGTTTGAAGCCGCTGAAAGCGACTTTATTCGCGGCACTACCCTGTCAAAAACAGGCGTAATATCTGCCCGCGACTTAGAACAACTAAAATCAAAAAAAGAAGTCGCTGAGTCCACTTATGATTCAGCTCAAAAAGCCATAACCGACAGTACGCTTATTGCTCCTTATGATGCAATAGTAGCTGCAGTACCCGTTAAAGTACTGGAGAATGTTACACCAGGCCAACATATTTTAACCTTGTTTGGCAAAGGACAAATGGAGGCAATCGTGAATATTCCTGCCTCAATTGTTGCCACCGTTAATACACGAACCGACAGACAAGCTTTTGTGCTGTTAGATGCGGCACCTAATGAGCCTATTCATGCAACTTACAGACGTGCAAATCTTGAAGCTGATAGCGCCAGCCAAACTTATGAAGTTAGATTCGTTTTTACTGCGCCCGAAGGCTTAAACATCTTGCCAGGCATGAATGCAAGCCTGCAAATTAAATTCTCTAGCCCGTCAAAAGCTAACACCGTTGCTGTGCCAACATTTGCTATTTTCCAAGAAAATGGCCAGCACTACGTATGGAAAGTATCCACTGATTCAATGCAAGTTAACAAAGCTCCAGTCACTATTGCTGACGGTATTGGTGAAGAGTTGGTTATCACCAGTGGCTTAAATGCAGGTGAAACTATTGTCGGTGCAGGTGCAAATTATTTAACCGAGGGCATGATTGTTAGCTCTTGGTCTAAATCTTAG
- a CDS encoding DUF6326 family protein, translated as MSSIKSTKKVFEDFQINVKLKISALWIAVMFCYVYGDYIQIYVPGILAKAMEVQATIETQSQFFAVALLIAIPSVMIFFTLVAKPKVNRWLNIILSTLYIIMLIATNLTETWVFYLFLTAIEILISVAIVWYAWNWPTVEDNAINN; from the coding sequence ATGAGTTCTATAAAGAGTACAAAAAAAGTTTTTGAAGACTTTCAAATAAACGTAAAATTGAAAATTTCAGCGCTTTGGATTGCGGTTATGTTTTGTTATGTCTATGGCGACTATATACAGATTTATGTACCTGGCATATTAGCAAAAGCGATGGAAGTTCAGGCGACAATTGAAACGCAATCTCAGTTTTTTGCCGTGGCTTTATTAATAGCAATACCCAGTGTGATGATATTTTTCACCTTAGTGGCTAAGCCTAAAGTCAATCGCTGGCTCAACATAATACTGAGCACGCTTTATATCATTATGCTTATTGCGACTAATTTGACAGAAACTTGGGTGTTTTACTTATTTTTAACCGCAATAGAGATTTTAATTTCAGTGGCGATTGTTTGGTACGCATGGAACTGGCCAACGGTTGAGGATAACGCAATTAATAACTAA
- a CDS encoding MarC family NAAT transporter encodes MEQVLQFLSYILLVVAALIPIANPFSTAPMFLSLTQDFSKQERQKAVNLATLYMFLLLSVFLIFGVQLLAFFGIELTSLRIAGGLIIGYLGFRMLFPAPISMPGSTAQQTTANDIAFMPLAMPSMSGPGAISVVIAMAARINTAETLQDELYGYIVVIVGIAAAALICWIVLSAATKVVKFMGVNGILAMTKVMGFFLISIGVDMVVNTIRSFF; translated from the coding sequence ATGGAACAAGTTCTACAATTTTTAAGTTATATTTTACTCGTGGTTGCCGCACTTATTCCAATCGCTAATCCTTTTTCGACTGCGCCGATGTTTTTATCGCTTACCCAAGATTTTAGTAAGCAAGAACGACAAAAAGCAGTCAATTTAGCCACGCTTTATATGTTTTTGCTGTTGAGCGTTTTTTTAATATTTGGTGTGCAATTACTCGCATTTTTTGGTATTGAGCTCACTTCTCTTCGTATTGCGGGCGGACTCATTATTGGCTATCTAGGCTTTAGAATGCTGTTTCCTGCGCCAATATCCATGCCGGGTAGCACTGCTCAACAAACAACCGCAAATGATATTGCATTTATGCCGCTAGCAATGCCTTCTATGAGTGGCCCTGGCGCTATATCTGTTGTGATTGCCATGGCAGCAAGAATAAATACCGCCGAGACTTTGCAAGACGAATTATATGGCTACATCGTTGTTATAGTCGGTATTGCTGCGGCTGCACTTATTTGCTGGATAGTATTAAGCGCCGCGACTAAAGTCGTCAAATTTATGGGGGTTAACGGTATTTTAGCCATGACAAAAGTAATGGGGTTCTTTCTCATTAGCATAGGTGTAGATATGGTAGTTAACACCATACGCTCATTTTTTTAA
- a CDS encoding DUF1852 domain-containing protein, which translates to MNQDFTFTIKNICLNENYHPSDNTRITTNFANLARGESRQQNLRNALKMIDNSFNALAYWDNPKGERYSVELEIISVDIDIEHSGQAFPSIEVLKTTVVDHQTSERIEGIVGNNFSSYVRDYDFSVLLSEHNKGQTQFSIPDGFGDLHGKLFKYFVNSTTYKKHFKKTPVICLSVSDNKTYLRTGNQHPLLGFEYQPNESSLTEQYFKKMGLQVRYFMPPKSVAPLAFFFFGDLLNDYSNLELISTISTMETFQKIYRPEIYNANAVAGNVYQPNLKNQDHSLTQIFYDKEERSKLAIKQGKFAEEHFIKPYQKVLQQWSASYAL; encoded by the coding sequence ATGAATCAAGATTTTACTTTTACGATTAAGAACATTTGTCTCAATGAGAACTATCATCCTTCAGACAATACACGCATTACAACTAACTTTGCTAATTTGGCTAGAGGTGAGAGCCGCCAACAGAATTTACGCAATGCGCTAAAGATGATCGACAATAGCTTCAATGCCCTCGCCTATTGGGATAATCCCAAAGGCGAGCGTTATTCTGTCGAGCTTGAAATCATTTCTGTTGATATAGATATTGAGCACAGCGGACAGGCTTTTCCGTCGATTGAAGTATTAAAAACTACGGTTGTTGATCATCAAACCAGCGAACGCATTGAGGGCATTGTAGGAAATAATTTTTCTTCTTATGTACGAGATTATGATTTTAGTGTGTTGTTGTCAGAACATAATAAAGGCCAAACTCAATTTAGCATTCCAGATGGTTTTGGCGATTTACATGGCAAGCTTTTCAAATATTTTGTCAATTCAACCACGTATAAAAAGCACTTTAAAAAAACACCTGTGATTTGTTTAAGTGTTTCTGATAACAAAACTTATCTTCGAACGGGCAATCAACATCCTTTATTGGGTTTTGAATATCAGCCTAATGAATCATCGTTAACTGAGCAATACTTCAAAAAAATGGGCTTACAAGTTCGATACTTTATGCCGCCTAAGAGTGTTGCACCTTTAGCTTTCTTTTTCTTTGGCGATTTACTTAATGATTACAGTAACCTTGAATTGATAAGTACCATCAGCACCATGGAAACATTTCAAAAGATTTACCGACCTGAAATTTATAATGCCAATGCTGTGGCCGGAAATGTATATCAACCCAATTTAAAGAACCAAGATCATTCATTAACGCAAATTTTTTATGACAAAGAAGAGCGCAGTAAGTTAGCGATTAAACAGGGTAAATTTGCTGAAGAGCACTTCATCAAACCTTATCAAAAAGTACTCCAGCAGTGGTCTGCTAGTTACGCGCTTTAA
- a CDS encoding efflux RND transporter permease subunit, whose protein sequence is MDIAKLTIQNKLISVIIICLTIAFGFSSYQNMARFEDPEFIIRTAQIFVPYPGASPLEVAEEVTERLERALQELQEVDSISSTSSAGKSEIKVDIKSEFSKTKSELQIIWTKLRNKINDAKSSLPPGVGTPIVLDDFGDVYGLSYLLTAEGYSPDELHAYAKNLQSDILQVEGVAKVAMTGVQQEGIFVEIAREEVAALGVSINNIYSILDKQNTMVSAGNTQIGEQRVFIDLTGEIDSVDTIKNLLISATGDGKAIYLKDIANVYRGFQSPTTKLVRYNGKPAISLGVASVLGTNVVKVYDRVDAKVIEAESRRPIGIDVHEYYHQGEVVQASVDNFVVNVIVALIIVMVTLLIFMGLNSGIVIGSVLLLTIFATLATMDASGIPMHRISLGALIIALGMMVDNAIVVTEGMLVGIKKGQKKLAVATEVVKQTKWPLLGGTLVGIVAFAPIGLAPGDTAEFTGHLFWVILISLLYSWLFAVTLTPLFCYMLFKQDKSVEKSQEKPNILMSGYQRLITGALHHRWLTIAIVIGMFATSMWGFKFVKSGFFPASTTPQMVVDFWLPEGTDIEKTKKNMLQLEAYIQKLEGVEGVQTLIGGGGLRFMLIYGSESPNSSYGQILTKVDDYKKLDTMLPQVQNYIDQSFPDAQGKVWRFVMGPGGGSKIEATFKGPDPSVLRDLASKAKTIMVEDGGALSIKDTWRQRVRVIEPQYSAVNAQRAGVDRKAIADALQKNFTGQTVGLYREGDELIPIIVRAPAKERLQITDISNIQVLSQLTGKTVPLAQVTDGFKTIWRDGILKREDRIWTIKAQADPVSGQLASEVFNRIKPQIEAISLPDGYVLEWDGEYGQSKESNEMLGSTIPLGLLAMVLIVVVLFNAIKQPIIIWLVVPLALIGVVVGLVTTQIPLEFMGILGLLSLSGLLIKNAIVLVDQMDVEIKQGKARFDAVVDSASSRMRPVMMGTLTTVLGVIPLYFDAFFQSMAVVLVFGLLFATLLTLILIPVLYVIFMKISPQETA, encoded by the coding sequence TTGGATATTGCAAAGTTAACCATTCAAAATAAACTCATTAGCGTCATTATTATTTGTTTGACCATAGCTTTTGGTTTTTCTTCTTATCAAAATATGGCACGTTTTGAAGATCCTGAATTCATCATACGTACCGCTCAAATATTCGTGCCTTACCCGGGTGCAAGTCCGTTAGAAGTAGCAGAAGAAGTCACTGAACGTTTAGAGCGAGCCCTGCAAGAATTACAAGAAGTTGACTCAATATCGTCTACCTCTTCAGCCGGTAAATCCGAAATAAAAGTTGATATTAAGTCTGAGTTTTCAAAAACAAAATCAGAATTACAAATTATATGGACCAAGCTCAGAAATAAAATTAACGATGCCAAATCATCGCTGCCACCGGGCGTAGGAACACCGATAGTATTAGATGATTTTGGTGATGTTTATGGGCTAAGCTACTTGCTGACCGCAGAGGGATATTCTCCTGACGAGCTTCATGCTTACGCAAAAAACCTGCAGAGCGATATATTACAGGTTGAGGGTGTAGCGAAGGTTGCCATGACCGGAGTCCAACAAGAAGGAATATTTGTTGAAATAGCCCGCGAAGAAGTGGCCGCGTTGGGTGTATCAATTAATAATATTTACTCAATTCTAGACAAACAGAACACTATGGTTAGCGCCGGTAACACGCAAATTGGCGAGCAAAGAGTGTTTATCGACCTTACCGGTGAAATCGACTCTGTTGATACCATCAAAAATTTATTAATTAGCGCAACCGGTGACGGTAAAGCCATCTATTTAAAAGATATTGCCAACGTCTATCGTGGTTTTCAATCTCCAACCACCAAGCTGGTTAGATATAACGGTAAACCGGCTATTTCTCTTGGCGTTGCAAGCGTTTTAGGTACCAATGTTGTTAAGGTCTATGATCGGGTTGACGCTAAGGTTATTGAGGCAGAAAGCCGCCGACCCATTGGTATTGATGTGCATGAATATTATCATCAAGGCGAAGTTGTGCAGGCCTCAGTAGATAACTTTGTTGTCAACGTCATTGTTGCCCTGATCATTGTCATGGTTACCCTGCTTATTTTTATGGGCTTAAACTCAGGTATTGTCATTGGCTCGGTATTACTACTGACCATTTTTGCCACCCTTGCCACTATGGATGCAAGTGGCATACCCATGCACCGTATCTCATTGGGCGCACTGATTATTGCCTTGGGTATGATGGTAGACAACGCGATTGTAGTCACTGAAGGCATGCTTGTTGGCATCAAGAAAGGCCAGAAGAAATTAGCCGTAGCGACTGAAGTCGTCAAACAAACTAAATGGCCTTTATTGGGCGGGACGTTAGTCGGTATAGTCGCCTTTGCCCCCATAGGTTTAGCGCCAGGCGATACCGCAGAGTTTACTGGACACTTGTTTTGGGTGATTTTAATATCACTTTTATACAGTTGGTTATTCGCTGTAACACTAACACCGCTATTTTGTTATATGCTGTTTAAGCAAGACAAAAGTGTTGAAAAAAGCCAAGAAAAACCAAATATACTCATGTCGGGTTATCAGCGCCTTATTACGGGTGCACTGCATCATCGTTGGTTAACCATAGCTATTGTTATCGGTATGTTTGCCACCTCAATGTGGGGGTTTAAATTCGTTAAATCTGGCTTTTTCCCTGCGTCAACCACGCCGCAGATGGTCGTCGACTTTTGGCTACCTGAAGGCACCGATATTGAAAAAACCAAAAAGAATATGCTGCAATTAGAAGCCTATATTCAAAAGCTTGAAGGTGTTGAAGGTGTACAAACATTGATTGGTGGTGGTGGCCTTCGCTTTATGCTGATATACGGTAGTGAGTCACCCAACAGCTCTTACGGGCAAATACTGACCAAAGTCGATGATTACAAAAAGCTTGATACGATGTTACCGCAAGTACAAAACTACATTGACCAGTCGTTTCCTGATGCCCAAGGCAAGGTATGGCGCTTTGTTATGGGGCCAGGAGGTGGTTCCAAAATAGAGGCCACCTTTAAAGGACCAGACCCTTCGGTGCTGCGAGACCTAGCAAGTAAAGCCAAAACCATTATGGTTGAAGACGGTGGCGCGCTATCGATTAAGGATACTTGGCGACAACGAGTTAGAGTAATTGAACCGCAATACTCAGCAGTGAATGCACAACGAGCAGGGGTTGATCGCAAAGCCATTGCTGATGCCTTACAGAAAAATTTTACCGGTCAAACAGTAGGGCTATATCGTGAAGGTGATGAACTAATCCCGATCATTGTTAGAGCACCAGCAAAAGAGCGTTTGCAGATAACCGATATTAGTAACATTCAAGTGCTGAGCCAACTGACCGGAAAAACGGTGCCATTAGCGCAAGTGACCGATGGCTTTAAAACCATTTGGCGCGACGGAATTTTAAAACGTGAAGATAGAATATGGACGATAAAGGCGCAAGCAGATCCGGTATCGGGCCAACTTGCATCCGAAGTTTTCAATAGAATTAAACCTCAAATTGAAGCTATTTCATTACCCGACGGTTATGTGCTGGAATGGGATGGTGAGTACGGACAGTCAAAAGAGTCTAATGAAATGCTAGGCTCTACTATCCCACTAGGCTTATTAGCCATGGTGCTCATTGTGGTCGTGCTGTTTAACGCCATCAAACAACCGATAATTATCTGGTTAGTGGTACCGCTAGCACTGATTGGCGTGGTCGTTGGGCTAGTTACGACACAAATACCGCTAGAGTTTATGGGTATATTAGGCTTACTTTCACTGTCTGGCTTACTGATTAAAAATGCTATTGTATTAGTAGACCAAATGGATGTAGAAATAAAGCAAGGTAAAGCAAGATTCGACGCGGTAGTAGATTCAGCCAGCAGCAGAATGCGCCCTGTAATGATGGGCACACTCACCACTGTTTTAGGTGTTATACCGCTGTATTTTGACGCCTTCTTCCAGTCTATGGCAGTCGTATTGGTCTTTGGTTTACTATTCGCAACGCTGTTAACCTTAATTTTAATTCCGGTGCTCTATGTAATATTTATGAAGATATCGCCGCAGGAAACGGCGTAG
- a CDS encoding sulfite exporter TauE/SafE family protein, translating into MYIIEFITNNISTLFALITTGVFAGILAGLLGVGGGIVIVPVLFFLFQSFGVSPETAMLVATATSLATIVPTSISSIRSHHQKGNVDFDLLKRWAVFILIGVLAGSWLVTRVEGTILTLLFGVIAVLSALNMLLRTGKSALYQKLPGTAGQTIMGTSIGFFSSMVGIGGGTISVPLLTLYNYPAHKAIGTAAAIGLIISLPGALTMLTLGSTPVDAPAGTFGLVNLASFVCIVPLTVLFAPVGASLAAKLDAVRLKKIFAFVLLFTGLRMLAQLFL; encoded by the coding sequence ATGTATATCATTGAATTTATCACGAATAATATCTCAACCCTTTTTGCATTGATTACCACAGGTGTATTTGCAGGGATTTTAGCTGGCTTACTCGGCGTAGGCGGCGGAATCGTCATCGTACCTGTATTATTTTTTTTGTTCCAGAGCTTTGGGGTATCACCAGAGACTGCAATGCTAGTTGCAACCGCAACTTCATTGGCGACTATAGTACCAACGTCTATTAGCTCAATTCGTTCCCACCACCAAAAAGGGAATGTTGATTTTGACCTACTCAAACGTTGGGCGGTATTTATTCTTATAGGTGTATTGGCGGGAAGTTGGTTGGTCACTCGCGTTGAAGGTACGATACTGACATTACTGTTTGGCGTGATAGCGGTATTATCAGCACTTAATATGTTGCTTAGAACAGGTAAGTCGGCACTGTATCAAAAGCTACCGGGTACAGCAGGGCAAACGATCATGGGCACATCGATTGGTTTTTTCAGCTCTATGGTAGGGATTGGTGGCGGTACCATCTCAGTACCATTGCTCACTCTCTATAATTATCCTGCTCATAAAGCCATTGGCACGGCTGCGGCAATAGGGTTAATTATCTCCTTGCCTGGTGCATTAACCATGTTAACTTTAGGTAGTACACCTGTTGATGCTCCTGCGGGGACGTTTGGCTTGGTAAACCTAGCAAGCTTTGTTTGTATTGTGCCGCTAACCGTATTATTTGCTCCTGTTGGGGCTTCATTGGCAGCAAAGTTAGACGCAGTAAGACTGAAGAAAATCTTTGCCTTCGTACTACTTTTTACCGGCTTACGCATGCTAGCGCAGCTATTTTTGTAA